One window of the Candidatus Palauibacter polyketidifaciens genome contains the following:
- a CDS encoding DUF3108 domain-containing protein, translating into MRRRKLRRGAVACLALLAPSLSGAPDLAGQSNPGDVADDLFSESWPFEIGETSEYAVLFGPVNFGRMHLRVEAQDTIRGTPAYRLSMEMKGSIPFYRMDDRTVSWLAPDPYRSLRFEENLRQGGYRRQRRWELDHEALAATRQDWNEEAEAYLPHRRQRDLPMPPGALDEISYLYLIRTLPLEIGRTYEFDRYFEEDGNPVVVEVLRRERVRVPAGTFNTIVLRPTIQTDGLFGEEGRAEVFISDDDRRLIVQIRSRMKIGGVDMYLRDFERNEAETDR; encoded by the coding sequence ATGCGGAGACGAAAGCTGCGCCGCGGTGCCGTAGCGTGTCTCGCGCTCCTCGCCCCGTCGCTTTCGGGTGCACCCGACCTCGCGGGGCAGAGCAACCCGGGCGACGTGGCCGATGACCTCTTCTCCGAGAGCTGGCCGTTCGAGATCGGGGAGACCTCCGAGTACGCCGTGCTGTTCGGGCCCGTGAACTTCGGGCGCATGCACCTCCGCGTCGAAGCCCAGGATACGATCCGCGGCACGCCGGCGTACCGGCTCTCGATGGAGATGAAGGGGAGCATTCCTTTCTACAGGATGGACGACCGCACGGTGAGCTGGCTCGCCCCCGATCCCTACCGGTCGCTTCGCTTCGAAGAGAACCTCCGGCAGGGAGGGTATCGCAGACAGCGCCGCTGGGAGCTGGATCACGAGGCCCTCGCCGCCACGAGGCAGGACTGGAACGAGGAGGCCGAGGCCTATCTTCCGCACCGCCGGCAGCGGGATCTTCCCATGCCCCCGGGCGCGCTCGACGAGATCTCCTATCTCTACCTGATCCGGACCCTCCCGCTGGAGATCGGCCGGACCTACGAGTTCGACCGTTACTTCGAGGAGGACGGCAATCCCGTCGTCGTCGAGGTCCTGCGCCGCGAGCGCGTGCGTGTGCCGGCGGGGACGTTCAACACGATCGTCCTGCGTCCGACCATTCAGACCGACGGCCTGTTCGGAGAGGAAGGACGGGCCGAGGTCTTCATCTCGGACGATGACCGTCGCCTCATCGTGCAGATCAGGAGCCGCATGAAGATCGGTGGAGTGGACATGTACCTTCGCGACTTCGAGCGGAACGAAGCGGAGACCGATCGCTGA
- a CDS encoding hemolysin family protein — protein sequence MDLGLALRLGAVLALVAANAFFVAAEFALVSARRTRIDELADAGDRLARVVRRAQDNLDRAISGTQLGITLASLGLGWIGEPALARSIEPLFGALGFAAGPVALHTTALVVAFILITYLHIVLGELAPKTVALLRPETVSRYLAGPLLAFNRVATPAIWLLDGSARLFLRMIRAPVGDTHGVEHAHSPDEIEVLVRQSLREGMVEKDEQAMIEGVFDLTHTVVREVMTPRPDIVAVGAGDPAKVILEVAAESGHSRLPVTDESLDDIVGIIVVKDLLAEVLAERPTGLVARDVMREALFVPESKAVDDLLAEMRARKTHMAVVVDEFGGTDGIATLEDLLEEIVGEIYDEHDEAEAGLEVGPDGSVGLDGGVSFADLLAGLELDDLDEDEEYDTVAGYVIGTLGRIPEPGDRVPLGNARLEVAELVERRITRLTLHGVDEKTVARLYEALES from the coding sequence ATGGACCTCGGACTCGCTCTGAGGCTCGGCGCGGTCCTCGCGCTCGTAGCGGCGAACGCCTTCTTCGTTGCGGCGGAGTTTGCGCTCGTCAGCGCGCGCCGCACCCGCATCGACGAACTGGCCGATGCCGGCGACCGTCTCGCCCGCGTCGTCCGCCGGGCGCAGGACAATCTCGACCGCGCCATCTCCGGTACACAGCTCGGGATCACGCTCGCGTCGCTCGGCCTTGGCTGGATCGGCGAGCCGGCGCTCGCGCGCTCCATCGAGCCTCTCTTCGGCGCGCTGGGCTTCGCCGCGGGGCCGGTGGCTCTCCACACGACGGCCCTCGTCGTCGCCTTCATCCTCATCACCTACCTCCACATCGTACTCGGCGAACTCGCGCCGAAGACGGTCGCGCTCCTGCGCCCGGAGACGGTAAGTCGCTATCTCGCCGGCCCTCTCCTCGCCTTCAACCGCGTCGCGACGCCGGCGATCTGGCTGCTCGATGGCTCGGCCCGGCTGTTCCTGCGGATGATCCGCGCCCCCGTGGGTGACACGCACGGCGTCGAACATGCCCACAGCCCGGACGAGATCGAAGTGCTCGTGCGGCAGAGTCTGCGCGAAGGAATGGTGGAGAAGGACGAACAGGCGATGATCGAAGGCGTGTTCGATCTCACGCATACCGTCGTCCGGGAGGTGATGACGCCGCGGCCGGACATCGTCGCCGTCGGGGCCGGGGATCCGGCCAAGGTCATCCTGGAGGTCGCGGCGGAGTCGGGACATTCGCGTCTCCCCGTCACCGACGAATCGCTGGACGACATCGTCGGCATCATCGTCGTGAAGGACCTGCTCGCGGAAGTCCTCGCGGAGCGTCCGACGGGACTCGTCGCGCGGGACGTGATGCGCGAGGCCCTCTTCGTCCCCGAGTCGAAGGCGGTCGACGACCTGCTGGCGGAAATGCGGGCCCGGAAGACGCACATGGCCGTCGTCGTCGACGAGTTCGGCGGCACGGACGGCATCGCCACGCTGGAGGACCTGCTCGAGGAGATCGTCGGCGAAATCTACGACGAGCACGACGAAGCGGAGGCGGGGCTGGAGGTCGGACCCGATGGGTCGGTCGGACTCGATGGCGGGGTCTCGTTCGCGGATCTGCTCGCGGGCCTGGAACTCGATGATCTCGACGAGGACGAGGAATACGACACCGTGGCCGGCTACGTGATCGGCACGCTGGGCCGAATCCCGGAGCCGGGCGACCGGGTTCCGCTGGGAAATGCGCGGCTGGAGGTCGCGGAACTCGTCGAACGGCGAATCACGCGGCTCACCCTGCACGGCGTGGACGAGAAGACGGTGGCGCGACTGTACGAAGCCCTCGAATCGTGA
- a CDS encoding tetratricopeptide repeat protein encodes MNLSDSWNYEQFDAEAQRLYEAGDFDQALGLLKEALTRYPDSVELLVSLGYTRLAREEYAWARAAFDGVLGMDPEHEEALAGLGDVLLKLGERAAAFQIFEGLIALGYDRDVELMLCVGRSLLREGLLRRAERFFRLALAADRESPDAALDLAFTFYRDGDTEGALFWSREAVRLDPRFAEARALYGNVLYERGDFQGALAQLATIPVTDLADPIVAWRVVDLKRRLEDLPSDAEELRPYLLALEELAPEPSPEERLLAEVEARANGLTAGPGTGQLDLFGRPPDASAVEVHRVRAPNGVVYEGDWDGIVRAMRNGSEEPGVSLADFMRNEAMRLQALTGIAVSWQTARAFLEDSARVGALEIER; translated from the coding sequence TTGAACCTCTCCGACTCCTGGAACTACGAGCAGTTCGACGCCGAAGCGCAACGGCTGTACGAAGCCGGCGACTTCGATCAGGCGCTTGGCCTCCTGAAGGAGGCCCTCACCCGTTATCCCGACTCGGTCGAACTCCTCGTCTCACTCGGATACACGCGTCTCGCCAGAGAGGAATATGCCTGGGCCCGCGCGGCCTTCGACGGCGTCCTCGGGATGGATCCGGAACACGAGGAAGCGCTGGCCGGCCTGGGAGACGTCCTGCTGAAGCTGGGGGAACGCGCGGCGGCCTTCCAGATCTTTGAAGGCCTCATCGCGCTGGGGTACGATCGGGACGTGGAACTCATGCTCTGCGTGGGCCGCAGCCTGCTGCGCGAGGGTCTCCTGCGCCGGGCGGAGCGATTCTTCCGGCTTGCCCTCGCCGCCGATCGTGAGAGCCCGGACGCCGCGCTGGACCTCGCCTTCACCTTCTACCGTGACGGCGACACCGAGGGGGCGCTGTTCTGGAGCCGCGAGGCGGTGCGCCTGGATCCCCGTTTCGCGGAGGCCCGCGCGCTCTACGGCAACGTCCTCTACGAACGCGGCGATTTTCAGGGGGCGCTCGCGCAGCTGGCGACGATCCCGGTGACGGACCTGGCGGACCCGATCGTCGCGTGGCGGGTCGTCGACCTCAAGCGGCGACTCGAAGACCTGCCATCGGACGCCGAGGAGCTGCGGCCCTACCTGCTGGCGCTGGAGGAACTGGCGCCGGAACCGAGTCCGGAGGAACGCCTGCTGGCCGAGGTCGAAGCCCGGGCGAACGGGTTGACGGCCGGACCGGGCACAGGCCAGCTCGATCTCTTCGGCCGCCCCCCCGACGCATCGGCGGTGGAGGTACACCGCGTGCGGGCCCCGAACGGGGTGGTGTACGAAGGAGACTGGGATGGGATCGTGCGGGCCATGCGCAACGGGTCCGAGGAGCCCGGCGTCTCGCTGGCGGACTTCATGCGCAACGAGGCGATGCGGCTCCAGGCGCTGACCGGCATCGCCGTGTCCTGGCAGACCGCGCGCGCCTTCCTCGAGGACTCGGCACGGGTCGGCGCGCTCGAGATCGAACGTTAG
- a CDS encoding isocitrate/isopropylmalate family dehydrogenase, giving the protein MKASLRIAVIGGDGIGPEVTREACRVLRAAAAKGLSDLELTHFPHGADHYLATGETLSEQTFESLRDDFDAILFGAVGDPRVPDGRHARDLLLGLRVRLDLFLNRRPLRLRAPELSPLRSADSAPIDFEIFRENTEGLYVGIGRVEHEGTPDEVAVSESVASRFGVERIVRRAFGHAAPRGLRVTLADKANAVPHMFGLWRRVFAEVAAGYPGVESEMRYVDALAMEMIRVPERFGVIVTSNLLGDILSDLGAEIVGGPGLAPSANVNPGAHGLYEPVHGSAPDIVGTGRANPMAAVLSAALLLRDHGAVDAADAVEAAVDAALASGVRTPDLGGSATTSQVGNWLAKRVGGADTPA; this is encoded by the coding sequence GTGAAAGCTTCGCTGCGCATCGCCGTCATCGGCGGCGACGGGATCGGACCCGAAGTCACCCGCGAAGCGTGTCGCGTGCTTCGGGCGGCGGCCGCGAAGGGTCTCTCCGACCTCGAACTCACACACTTTCCGCACGGCGCGGATCACTACCTCGCCACCGGAGAGACGCTGTCGGAGCAGACCTTCGAGTCTCTGAGGGATGACTTCGATGCGATTCTCTTCGGCGCCGTGGGAGATCCGCGCGTGCCCGATGGACGTCACGCGCGCGACCTCCTCCTCGGACTGCGGGTGCGGCTGGACCTCTTCCTCAATCGCCGGCCGCTCCGGCTGCGCGCCCCGGAGTTGTCGCCGCTGAGGTCCGCGGACTCGGCGCCCATCGACTTCGAGATCTTCCGGGAAAACACGGAAGGCCTATACGTGGGCATCGGCCGGGTCGAACATGAGGGCACGCCCGATGAAGTCGCGGTGTCCGAGTCGGTCGCGAGCCGGTTCGGGGTCGAGCGCATCGTGCGGCGTGCGTTCGGGCACGCCGCTCCCCGGGGACTGCGCGTCACGCTCGCGGACAAGGCGAACGCGGTGCCGCACATGTTCGGCCTCTGGCGCCGCGTGTTCGCGGAGGTCGCCGCCGGATACCCGGGGGTGGAGTCGGAGATGCGCTACGTGGACGCGCTCGCGATGGAGATGATCCGGGTGCCGGAACGGTTCGGCGTCATCGTCACGTCGAACCTGCTCGGCGACATTCTCTCCGACCTGGGTGCCGAGATCGTCGGCGGGCCGGGGCTCGCGCCCTCCGCCAACGTGAACCCGGGCGCGCATGGACTGTATGAACCCGTGCACGGCAGCGCGCCGGACATCGTCGGGACGGGACGGGCGAATCCGATGGCCGCGGTGCTCAGCGCCGCGCTCCTCCTGCGGGATCACGGGGCGGTCGATGCGGCCGACGCGGTCGAGGCGGCCGTGGATGCGGCGCTGGCTTCCGGCGTGCGGACCCCGGACCTCGGAGGAAGCGCGACGACGTCGCAGGTCGGAAACTGGCTCGCGAAGCGGGTGGGCGGGGCTGATACGCCAGCGTAG
- a CDS encoding acetyl-CoA C-acetyltransferase yields the protein MSDKNGNGTVFLSAARTAMGAFGGSLKDYSAVDLGVVASEAAIERSEAEPGDFGHVVMGNVMQTSADAIYLARHVGLRAGLPIETPAVTVNRLCGSGFQAVIDGSQEIELGESDVCLVGGAESMSQAPHIVRGARWGLRLGPAPKFEDSLWEALTDPYCGFSMAQTAENLAEDYGISRSEADEVAVRSQRLAAEAWEGGRYRDEVVPMMVGRKGRETSFERDEHLRPDTTVEGLSKLRPYFKQDGLVTAGNASGIGDGAAALVLAGSDYAAAHGLEPAGRLVSYAVAGVPPHIMGIGPAPASRAALEKAGLTLDDIDLVEVNEAFAPQYLAVERELGLDRDKVNVDGGAIALSHPLGMTGARITGHLLHELRRRGGGLGLGAACIGGGQGAAIVVEVDA from the coding sequence ATGAGCGACAAGAACGGCAACGGGACGGTGTTTCTCTCCGCGGCGCGGACCGCCATGGGCGCGTTCGGCGGCAGCCTCAAGGACTACTCGGCCGTGGACCTGGGCGTCGTCGCCTCGGAAGCGGCGATCGAGCGCTCGGAAGCCGAGCCCGGCGACTTCGGACACGTCGTGATGGGGAATGTGATGCAGACGTCGGCCGATGCGATCTATCTCGCGCGGCACGTGGGACTGCGCGCGGGGCTGCCGATCGAGACCCCGGCCGTCACCGTGAACCGCCTGTGCGGCTCGGGCTTTCAGGCCGTGATCGATGGCTCGCAGGAGATCGAACTGGGGGAGAGCGACGTCTGCCTGGTGGGCGGCGCCGAATCCATGAGTCAGGCGCCGCATATCGTGCGCGGGGCCCGCTGGGGTCTGAGGCTGGGTCCGGCGCCGAAGTTCGAGGATTCGCTTTGGGAGGCGCTCACGGATCCCTACTGCGGTTTCTCGATGGCGCAGACGGCGGAGAATCTCGCGGAGGACTACGGGATCTCGCGCTCGGAAGCCGACGAGGTGGCGGTGCGCAGCCAGCGGCTGGCGGCGGAGGCCTGGGAGGGCGGCCGCTACAGGGACGAGGTCGTGCCGATGATGGTGGGAAGGAAGGGAAGGGAAACGTCGTTCGAGCGGGATGAGCACCTCCGTCCCGACACGACCGTCGAAGGGCTTTCGAAGCTCCGGCCGTACTTCAAGCAGGACGGCCTCGTCACCGCCGGCAACGCGAGCGGGATCGGGGATGGGGCGGCGGCGCTCGTGCTCGCGGGCAGCGACTACGCCGCGGCGCACGGCCTGGAGCCGGCCGGCCGCCTCGTGTCCTACGCCGTGGCCGGCGTGCCCCCCCACATCATGGGCATCGGGCCCGCGCCCGCCTCGCGCGCCGCACTCGAGAAGGCCGGCCTCACCCTCGATGACATCGATCTCGTCGAAGTGAACGAGGCGTTCGCGCCGCAGTACCTGGCGGTCGAGCGCGAACTCGGTCTCGACCGCGACAAGGTGAACGTGGACGGCGGGGCGATCGCGCTGAGCCATCCGCTCGGCATGACGGGGGCGCGGATCACCGGCCATCTGCTCCATGAGCTGCGGCGGCGGGGCGGCGGACTCGGACTCGGGGCCGCCTGCATCGGCGGCGGACAGGGCGCGGCCATCGTCGTGGAGGTCGACGCCTAG
- a CDS encoding 3-hydroxyacyl-CoA dehydrogenase family protein, with translation MTEIRKVGVVGAGLMGSGIAQVSAAAGYETLVREVEQGFLDRGMAGIRKTLDRAVQKEKLGATDRDATMARLHPTLELADLAECDLVIEAITENLGAKHALFGELGGLCAAETIFASNTSSLSITELAAETDRPERFVGLHFFSPVPVMPLVEVVRCGQTAEATFEAAFAFAGSLGKSPIACGDNTGFVVNRLLVPYMLDAIRAYEAGVASIPDIDKGLRLGCGYPMGPFTLGDFVGLDTLYHITGIMYNEYKEARFASPPLLRRMYLAGYHGRKTGKGFYDYSGDEPVVSSFVL, from the coding sequence TTGACTGAGATTCGGAAGGTCGGGGTCGTCGGGGCGGGACTGATGGGGAGCGGGATCGCGCAGGTCAGCGCGGCGGCCGGCTATGAGACGCTCGTGCGGGAGGTGGAGCAGGGATTCCTCGACCGAGGGATGGCCGGGATCCGTAAGACCCTCGACCGAGCCGTCCAGAAGGAGAAGCTCGGTGCGACGGACCGGGACGCGACGATGGCCCGTCTTCACCCGACGCTTGAACTGGCGGACCTGGCGGAGTGCGACCTCGTCATCGAGGCGATCACCGAGAACCTCGGCGCGAAACACGCGCTTTTCGGCGAACTCGGCGGACTGTGCGCGGCGGAGACGATCTTCGCCTCCAACACGTCGAGCCTGTCCATCACCGAACTCGCCGCGGAGACGGATCGCCCGGAACGCTTCGTCGGTCTCCATTTCTTCAGCCCCGTGCCGGTCATGCCTCTGGTGGAGGTCGTCCGCTGCGGGCAGACGGCGGAAGCGACGTTCGAGGCCGCCTTCGCGTTCGCCGGATCGCTCGGGAAGAGCCCGATCGCCTGCGGCGACAACACCGGTTTCGTGGTGAACCGGCTGCTCGTTCCCTACATGCTCGACGCGATCCGCGCGTACGAGGCCGGGGTCGCGTCGATCCCGGACATCGACAAGGGGCTGCGTCTGGGTTGCGGATACCCGATGGGCCCGTTCACGCTGGGCGACTTCGTGGGGCTCGACACGCTGTACCACATCACGGGGATCATGTACAACGAGTACAAGGAGGCGCGCTTCGCCTCTCCCCCCCTCCTGCGCCGCATGTATCTGGCCGGATACCACGGCCGGAAGACGGGGAAGGGCTTCTACGACTACAGCGGCGACGAACCGGTCGTATCCAGCTTCGTGCTGTAG
- a CDS encoding phosphatase PAP2 family protein: protein MTRFGCSGASRPIARNRALRGAVASLGLAWFLSPAHLAAQAAEAPPDAQTSGASRSGREFALAAGVLGGAFLLDETVRDLALDHQGTLGRDLAEGGHTYGDWKRTAPLLAGGGVLLGVALDGERGVRRATSAFFGVFAGSMSNTVLNWTLGRSRPRAERGVLHFDPFRGNASLGSGHTAYAFAIAAAVDEVTDGGWAIPFYVAAAGTGLARVYGDRHWLSDVVVGGFIGWWVGGRATSAAAGWLRVERASASGSSPPARVRIRPLIAGDALGVQIRFRE from the coding sequence ATGACACGCTTCGGCTGCAGCGGCGCAAGCCGCCCGATCGCGCGAAACAGGGCCCTGCGAGGGGCTGTCGCCTCGCTCGGACTTGCATGGTTCCTGTCACCGGCCCATCTCGCCGCTCAGGCGGCAGAAGCGCCTCCTGACGCGCAGACGTCCGGCGCGAGCCGCAGCGGGCGGGAGTTCGCCCTCGCGGCGGGCGTACTCGGAGGCGCCTTCCTCCTCGACGAGACCGTCCGGGATCTGGCGCTGGACCATCAGGGAACGCTGGGACGCGACCTCGCCGAGGGCGGCCACACGTACGGCGACTGGAAGCGAACCGCGCCCCTTCTCGCCGGGGGCGGAGTTCTGCTGGGGGTCGCACTGGACGGGGAACGGGGAGTCCGGCGGGCGACGTCGGCCTTCTTCGGGGTCTTCGCCGGCTCGATGTCGAACACCGTCCTCAACTGGACGCTGGGACGAAGCCGCCCGAGAGCCGAGAGGGGTGTCCTGCACTTCGATCCATTCCGGGGCAACGCCTCCCTTGGATCCGGGCACACGGCCTACGCCTTCGCCATCGCCGCCGCGGTCGACGAGGTCACCGACGGCGGGTGGGCCATTCCCTTCTACGTGGCGGCCGCGGGTACGGGACTCGCCCGGGTCTACGGAGACCGGCACTGGCTGTCCGACGTGGTGGTCGGCGGCTTCATCGGCTGGTGGGTCGGAGGCCGCGCGACGAGCGCCGCCGCGGGCTGGCTCCGCGTCGAGCGCGCGTCGGCCTCCGGATCGTCCCCGCCCGCCCGAGTCCGGATCCGGCCGCTGATCGCCGGCGACGCGCTGGGCGTTCAGATCCGCTTCCGCGAATAG
- the recF gene encoding DNA replication and repair protein RecF (All proteins in this family for which functions are known are DNA-binding proteins that assist the filamentation of RecA onto DNA for the initiation of recombination or recombinational repair.): MTKTPEAPSIRQPEASSAPFLRRLILRDYRNFERLECEFPEAGVAIIGPNGSGKTNLLEAIYYLEVFRSFRGVRDQAIVRFGQTVFRVEGEVEGGMSVAAAYDRSQRIKKVEVDALEVERVSAGIGSVGVAAFRLDDAEIVRGGPTLRRRFLDVALSVGVPGYLPALQRYRGLLSQRNEALRRGRSNDEIEAWTEGLIEAGGILTEGRAEWVLEGAERYADFYARISGGDRAGLRYSASVASDDGAEGPEGAGSWEDRFRHALERTGERERRQGMTIVGPHRDEIRFEVEAPEGPRDLRSYGSSGQQRTAALALRLLEADRLRERLGREPLYLLDDVFAELDEGRSGRLFRLFESERGGQVILTAPKSGDVGLMGGKLARWRLRNGRLIA; encoded by the coding sequence GTGACGAAGACACCGGAGGCACCGTCTATCCGCCAGCCTGAGGCGTCTTCCGCGCCCTTCCTCAGGCGCCTGATCCTTCGCGACTACCGCAACTTCGAACGGCTCGAATGCGAGTTCCCCGAGGCCGGCGTCGCGATCATCGGGCCCAACGGATCGGGCAAGACGAACCTCCTCGAGGCGATCTACTACCTCGAGGTCTTTCGGTCCTTTCGAGGCGTGCGGGACCAGGCGATCGTGCGGTTCGGACAGACGGTGTTTCGGGTGGAAGGCGAGGTTGAGGGGGGGATGTCCGTGGCGGCGGCCTACGACCGGTCGCAACGGATCAAGAAGGTCGAGGTCGACGCGCTCGAAGTGGAGCGGGTTTCGGCCGGGATCGGCTCGGTGGGGGTCGCGGCGTTTCGCCTCGACGACGCCGAGATCGTGCGTGGAGGGCCGACGCTGCGGCGTCGCTTCCTCGACGTCGCGCTCTCGGTGGGCGTGCCGGGCTACCTCCCGGCGCTGCAGCGCTACCGGGGCCTTCTGTCGCAACGGAACGAAGCGCTTCGGCGCGGCCGGTCGAACGACGAGATCGAAGCCTGGACGGAAGGGTTGATCGAGGCGGGTGGAATTCTCACGGAAGGGCGGGCGGAGTGGGTGTTGGAGGGGGCGGAGCGATACGCCGATTTCTACGCGCGGATCTCGGGAGGAGACCGTGCGGGACTTCGGTATTCGGCGTCGGTCGCATCGGACGACGGGGCGGAGGGCCCGGAGGGAGCCGGCTCGTGGGAGGACCGCTTTCGGCACGCGCTGGAGAGGACCGGAGAACGTGAGCGTCGCCAGGGGATGACCATCGTGGGCCCGCACCGCGATGAGATCAGGTTCGAGGTCGAGGCGCCGGAGGGCCCTCGCGACCTCCGGAGCTACGGGTCGAGCGGACAGCAGCGCACGGCCGCGCTCGCCCTGCGCCTGCTCGAAGCGGACCGGCTCAGGGAACGGCTTGGCCGCGAGCCGCTGTACCTCCTCGACGACGTGTTCGCGGAGCTCGACGAGGGGCGCTCGGGCCGGCTGTTCCGCCTCTTCGAGTCCGAGCGGGGCGGGCAGGTGATTCTCACGGCGCCCAAGTCCGGTGACGTGGGGCTGATGGGTGGGAAGCTCGCGCGCTGGCGCCTGCGCAACGGACGACTCATCGCATGA
- a CDS encoding DUF721 domain-containing protein: MSGTASPAMPRGKARRRDARRGERHPEPVGGVLAELLDRMGIRERVERSATAARWERVVGPHIARVTKVGGIKGGTVFIEVAGAAWMTELNMMRRKLLGRLNRDRTRGRIERIVFVQSGEPSPTATRPGRTEKGRG, encoded by the coding sequence ATGAGCGGCACGGCCTCGCCGGCGATGCCTCGCGGCAAGGCGCGACGCCGCGACGCGAGACGTGGCGAGCGGCATCCCGAACCCGTCGGGGGCGTGCTCGCGGAGCTGCTCGATCGCATGGGGATCCGCGAGCGGGTGGAGCGCAGCGCTACGGCGGCGCGCTGGGAGCGGGTCGTGGGTCCGCACATCGCGCGCGTCACGAAGGTTGGCGGGATCAAGGGCGGGACGGTGTTCATCGAAGTGGCCGGTGCGGCCTGGATGACGGAACTGAACATGATGAGGCGAAAGTTGCTGGGCCGTCTGAACAGGGATCGCACCCGCGGCCGGATCGAACGGATCGTGTTCGTGCAGTCCGGGGAACCGTCGCCGACCGCGACGCGACCCGGCCGAACCGAGAAGGGGAGGGGTTGA